GGTGGGTGTTGGGGGTCGGGAGACTCCTACAGCCGACAGCAGAGTCCTCAGCAGGGCTTAAGCCGGTGCCACCTGGCTGGTCTCCGTCTTGGAGGCAGTGGTGGATGCGTCATCATCACCCAGTATGTTCTTGCCACAGCAGAGGGTGGTGAGCATGCAGTTCCGGAACTGGAAGGCAAGGGGGCAGGAGTCAGGGTCATGGTCCATTCAAGGTGTGTGTAGCAAACTGCTGTGGTTGGCGAGACTTGCCTACAGCCCCTTCCTGCTTTGGCCCTCACAGCTTTCATTCCCTTGTCACATCTGGTTCTCTGGAGGGAACTTCCTAAATATATGTGACCCCTCCCTAGAGATGCAGGGACCAAACCCAAGGAGGCTTTGTCACTAATTACATTCCATGATGCCCTCTGTGTGCCAAGGGCTAACTGTCAACTATCTGATTTTAATGCAAGAGTTTGGAATTTTGCCTTTTCTATGGATGAAGAACTGGAGCCCAGAGAagagaagtgacttgcccaaggtcacacagctagaacatggcagagctgagatttaaaTTCAATAGGAATCCAGAGATGACGTTTTCCCCACTGGCTCCTGGGTCCTGTAGAGAAACCTCTAGTCTATGTTAAAGGACTGCTTCATCCCTTTATCTCTCAGAATAAGAcctttagctctttttttttctttgatggagGTTGGCACCATCCCATTCCCAGGCTTGGGACTCTGACCACTTCACTTTGAAAGCAGACTTCCGGAACCATCTTACTTGAGCTAGCCCGTGGACCACCTGGAGGACCTTTTAGAAACGCAGGTTCCTGGGCCCGCCCTGAGCTGCAATCTGGGGGGCCCCAGAATATGCACTCCTCCCAGATGACTCTGATACTCTAGGGGAGACCAACTCCCcaatcccattttgcagatgggaagATTGAGACCCAGGGGAGGCTGTGGCTCGTCCTCCATAGGAAGTGCCTGCAGCTTGGGGGACCCGGACCCTCCCGCCCTGCCACCTGGCACCTGCTTGTTCATCATGATATAGATGACGGGGTTGTAGATGGAGGATGACTTGGCGAAGAATGCCGGGAAAGTCATGAAGATGGGGCCAAAGTCAGAGCCCTGGTGGGTAAAGATGTAGATCGCCACGCTGGCATAGGGCACCCAGCAGATCAGGAACGCAATGACCATGATGATGACCATGCGAGTGACTTCCTTCTCGGCCTTCTGGGTGGTGGCGGACTCCTGCTGCTGGGCAGCTGCCTGCAGGGACACAGGGCCTGGTGTCCAGACTGCAGCAactctgggcgaggggtgtgcTCCGCCCCTTCAGTGTGTGTGCCTAGTACCCAGCACAGGACCCTACCTCCTTTACTGTGAACACCAGCTGTCCGTAGCAAAAGAAGATGATGATCAGCGGGATCGTGAAGTGGACCACGAACATGTAGATGACGAAGGACTCGTTGTTGACCTCTGGTTTGAGCGTGTAGTAGTCGATCCCACACGAGCACTGCAGGCCCTCTGGGATGTACCTGAGGACCGACAGAGCATGGACGAGACGGGGCATAATGGAGACACCTGTGAGGAACCTGGGAACAGGCCCCCTCTGTGTGGCTGGCCTTGCTCTGGgcctcactttccctctctgtaaaatggggataataaaatgTCTGTTGTCTGTGTGATGGTGAGGATCAAATCAACTGAGAGAAGGGATTCAAATGCACCTGTGGAAACAGGTGTTTCATTGCTTGGTGGCTGTGTTACCAGGATATGACCCCAGTCCTCGCCGGTCTCTCACCTGGCAGCACCCGCAGGATTTCCTCACCAGACCCTCTGCCCGGAGCAGCCAGAGGCCAGGTCTCAGGCTGTTCAGGGCAGAGGTtggtggggagaaggggaaagcTCCCAAACTCTTTATTTAAGGTACTTTGTACCAATCAGAGTCTTACCAACAGGTTAAGAGTATTTTTTTAACCcagtgatgggcacacagggcAACTAAGAGATCTTTGCCAGTTTCTGGAAACAAAAGGACTCGGACATGTGGTTAGGATGCTCAGCGATTCCATGGGACAGTGGTATTGGACCGACCTCAGGAAACGGCGTGTCTGTTGGCTGTGCCTGCAAGGATGAACTGGACCAGACTGGAGCAGGCAGGAAAAGAGGCTGGAGAAGGGCGGTTCTGAATTCAGAACGGGGCAGAAAAACCACCCCAGGGAGActgaggaggaaagggaagaaaatgggAATTTCCTGGCAGAAGGGGAACACGAGGCTTCGGAGAACCTACAGTCACTAGTTGTTTCCCAACCACTGTCCCTCTCCACATCTTTCATCTCAGCCCCATTTGGGGACAGTGGCCTTCAGGCTGCAGAGGACCTGGATCCCAGGGGCTACAACGTCACCACCTACACTAGGAAGGCTCAGCCTCCCCAGGTGCTGAGTGAGGCCCAAGGTTAAAGGAAGCTGCCCACAGAGCACTGGACCAAAGAGGATTGAAAGCTGGCCCTGGCTTAGTTGAGGATTAGGGAGGGGCGCGGCCAAGGTGAAGGGATGGGTGTCTTGGGTTCTCCTTGATATACAAATTCAGGAGGTGAGACCAGCCCCCATAGCAACATTAGGCTCTGAACCCCTTCCCCTGCAGTTAACCCCAACCCCAGGAGAGTTGCGAGCCTGGTGATGGAACCAGACAGCcccaggtttgagtcctggcTGGGGAACCCTAAGAAGACCCCCAGAGACCCTTCCCTCTGTTCGTTGCCATTACCTGGACCAGCCAGCTAGTGGGGGCGCGGCGCAGGCCAGTGCCATGACCCAGGTGAAGGCGACGCCCATGATGGCGTGGTTCTCCCCGAAACGGAAGTTGCTCATGGGCTTGCATACCACCACATACCGCTCGATGGCCAGGACCACCAAGGACCACAGGGCAATTTCACCTGCAAGGCAGTCAGCTGTCAGCATGCCACTTGCCTGTACCCCACCGTCTAAGGAGGCGGCGCTCTCCCTAT
This window of the Saccopteryx bilineata isolate mSacBil1 chromosome 10, mSacBil1_pri_phased_curated, whole genome shotgun sequence genome carries:
- the RHO gene encoding rhodopsin, with amino-acid sequence MNGTEGPNFYVPFSNKTGVVRSPFEYPQYYLAEPYMFSMLAAYMFLLIVLGFPINFLTLYVTIQHKKLRTPLNYILLNLAVADLFMVLGGFTTTVYTSMHGYFVFGPTGCNMEGFSATLGGEIALWSLVVLAIERYVVVCKPMSNFRFGENHAIMGVAFTWVMALACAAPPLAGWSRYIPEGLQCSCGIDYYTLKPEVNNESFVIYMFVVHFTIPLIIIFFCYGQLVFTVKEAAAQQQESATTQKAEKEVTRMVIIMVIAFLICWVPYASVAIYIFTHQGSDFGPIFMTFPAFFAKSSSIYNPVIYIMMNKQFRNCMLTTLCCGKNILGDDDASTTASKTETSQVAPA